The following nucleotide sequence is from Paenibacillus odorifer.
GTCGCGATTTCCCTCACGCTTAATGCGGTTCTGGTTAGTAGCTCCTTCGCTTTAGTCACACGTGCTGAATGGATATATTCCAATGGCCCCATGGAGGTATGCTGTTTAAATAGCCGAGCTAAATAGTCCTTGTTGTAATTGAATTTATCCGCGATGATGGCCACGGTAAGCGGTTCGCTTGCATGTATCCTTGTCCACTCAGCTATTTTGACGAAGGTGACATCTTGCTGTGCGCGGATCAGCTTACTGGCGAACGGCTGAAGTGCATGCTCAGATAGCTCAATTAAAAGCGAGGTCAGCAAATAATTAACGCTGGAATAGGTTAAATACCCCGAATTGGCCACATGAAGGATTTGATTCGCCAGAATATGAATCCGGTCACTATGTTCGATTTTTATGATTTGGGGCAGATATAGATCATGTACGGACCATAAGCGCTGTGTGCGCGAAAAGATTTCTTCTGCCTCAGGCTTCATTTCCTCCTCACTCAGCAATAGCCCCTCGTTTGTCAGTTCGAAATGAAACCAATAAAACTTAACCCCGGGTCGTGACTCTCTATAGCCGACATGTGTGCGATTAGGCATGAGCAGAAGAGCTTCGTCAGGGCCTACTTCAAATTGTTTGTTTTCCTCACTCAAATATACTGTTTCGTTCACGCCAATGATTAGTTCGTAGTTCCCCATAACACGCTCCACATGCTTCCATGGTGTTTCTGAGATAAATTCACCTGCCGCTGTAAAATGAACAGGTACATCTGCATTTATTTTTAAATAGCTCATGCGGTCCTCCTAGCAATCAATAAGTCGGGTTTGTCCACTATTTGTACGACTGATCTACCGACAAATCAACGTTCCGGTGTTATCTTATGGATACAAATATACACTTGTCATCTAACCCTGACAAGATTGCGAGGGAGCGATTTCATTGAAGACGCAAGCTTTTGATCTACAGAACGTACGAATTGATTCAGGTCCACTTCTCCATGCGATGGAGTTAAATACTGATTATTTACTCAAGCTTGAGGCAGATCGGCTTCTGTCGCGTTTTCGCGAATATGCTGGCTTAGAGCCTAAGGCTGCTCACTACGAGGGCTGGGAATCTCAGGGCATTAGCGGCCATACGTTAGGCCATTATATTTCTGGATGTGCGTTAATGTATGCCTCTACGGGAAATGAAGAGCTGCTACAACGCGTGAATTATGTAGTAGATGAATTAGAGCAATGTCAGGATGCGCATGGCAATGGCTTTATTTCCGGCATTCCTCGTGGCAAGGAGTTATTTGAGGAAGTGAAGGCAGGCGACATTCGCTCACAGGGCTTTGACCTCAACGGAGGTTGGGTGCCACTTTACACGATGCATAAGCTGTTTGCAGGTCTTCGCGATGCTTATCGACTGGCCGGCAATCAGAAGGCGCTCGTTATTGAAACGAAGCTGGGCCTGTGGCTTGAGGATATTTTTGCAGGGCTGAGTAAAGATCAGATCCAAGAGGTGCTGCGTTGTGAGTTTGGCGGCATGAATGAAGCGCTGACGGATTTGGCAGAGGATTCCGGGGAAGAGCGTTTCCTCGCGTTAGCGGAAAGCTTTTATCATGGGGAAGTGCTTAATGATCTTGCTATAGAAAAAGATACCCTAGCTGGAAGACATGCTAATACACAGATTCCAAAAATCATCGGAGCTGCTAGACAATATGAGGTAACAGGGCAGGAGCATTATGCAGGTATTTCCCGCTTCTTCTGGGATCGGGTCGTGAATCATCATTCTTATGTGATCGGCGGCAACAGCTATAATGAGCATTTTGGTGAACCGGATAAGTTAAATGACCGATTGGGCGAAGGCTCCTGTGAGACATGCAACACGTACAACATGCTGAAGCTGACCAAGCATATGTTCCAATGGGATGCGTATGCAGCGTATGCGGATTACTACGAACGTGCGATGTATAACCACATCTTAGCCTCTCAGGAGCCGGTAGATGGCCGGGTATGTTACTTTGTATCTCTCGAGATGGGTGGACATAAATCATTTAATTCGCAGTTCGAAAGCTTTACGTGTTGTGTAGGCTCGGGAATGGAAAGCCATTCTATGTATGGCTCGGCGATATACTTCCATAGTGCAGATGAGCTTTATGTCAATCAGTACGTACCTTCTACAGTGGCTTGGAAAGAGCAAGGCATTAGCTTGCAGCAAGAGACCAAGTTCCCGGCAGAGGGACAAGGTGTACTGCGGATCAGTGCAGCACAGCCAACGAAATTCACATTAAAGCTAAGACATCCTTACTGGGCTGAGCAAGGGATGAGTGTTAGCGTAAATGGTGAAGATGTTCAAGTAAATGTAGGCAAATCTAACTACTTTACTTTGGATAGAGAGTGGCAGGATGGAGACGTTGTCGAATACGATATTCCGATGTCGGTGAGAATCGAGACGATGCCGGATAATCCCAACCGAGTTGCCTTCCTTTACGGGCCACTTGTGCTCGCAGGTGATTTTGGGCCTATAAATGCAGAGGCCAATAGCGATCGCGCCCTTGCTTCCGTATTAATCGGAGATCGGGACACACTGACGGACAACCTCATCCAATCTAATGTGAGCAAAAATGTGTTCCGGATGAAAGGTTTAGGGTATACAGGGGATCATGAGCTTCGTCCGTTCTACCCTATGCATGATCATCGTTATTCCGTGTATTGGGATTTGTTCACACCGGAAGAGTGGAAGCTGGCAGAGGCTGAATATCGCGAAGCCGTGGAGAATAACTTGCTGCTTGAGCAGTTAACTGTCGATTCGGTACAACCTGCTGAAATGCAGCCTGAACGCGATCATAATTTCACAGGTGAATTTGTAGGCTTAGGCAAAATCCACAATCGCAAGTATCGGGACAGCTGGATCAATGGCTGGTTCTCCTTCACGATGGAAGTTTTGCCGGATGAGCAAGTGGATCTGGTGGTCACGTATCTGAAGTCGAACGATACTTCGCTAGCATTCGATATTTTGGCGGATGGGGAGCAACTTGGTGTAGGCACTCTTGAGTCTGAGGAGATGAATAAGCTGGAGACGATTCGCTATGAACTCCCGCAACCGATCACGAGCGGCAAATCAGCGGTTAGGATCAAGTTTGCTTCTCATGAAGGACATAAGGTTGGCCAAGTGGCCGGACTACGTATCGTTAAACGTAATTCTTGAATAAAAAGGCTTACAGAATTATAATAGGAACAATTCTTTTAATTGAGGTGAAATGGATGTCTTTCCGTACCGTTACAAGGAACTAGTTATCGGGCTGGGTGAAACGCGTACCAGCTATCAAGGGGGGAGTCTACCCTTTTGATTACAACTAACTAGAGCTTTGTACGGTGCCATAGGCAGCTGTTTTTGTAGAGCCAGGCACTTAACCTATTTAACTTAGAGAACCGTTTATTTGTGGATGGTTTTTTACAGTGAGATAGGGGTGCCTGGCTTTTTTGCATTCAATTAAAAGAGGGGATAAACGATATGTTAAAAAAGAGTCTAGCTCACCTAAAGTGTTGGGTAGGTGGTTATATTTTATTGGGTTTTGCCATTCAGCTGTTAAGTAGTTTAGGTGTTGTTGTCTTTCAAAAAATATTAGATAAGGCCACGGTAATCAACAGTTTTGATGAAATAGCAACATTAATTATGGTGTATGGGGCTCTGCTGGCTGGGGTGGCGATCCTGAATTATATAGACGAATACCCGAGTGTGTTTTTATCGAACAGCATCACGGAGAGGTTAAAGATCATTGCACTGTCCAAAATATCAAAAATGGATTATCAAGCGTATCAGGATATGGGGACAGGGCAAATGATTAAGGTGATCGAGAACGGGGCAGCGGCTGGAAACAGTATTATTTTTTCTTTTTTTCTCAAAACACTACATGAGCTATTACCTACTCTTCTATTCAGTCTAGTCTTTATCAGCTTCTACGATCTAAGGATCATGTTAGTGATTGCAGCTGGCTACGTGGTCGTCTTTCTGATAACAAATCTGCTGTTGAAATTTCTGTATGCCATGAAGGCAACCATTCTCCAAGAGCAAGAAAAGATGTCCAGATTCTCTATCCGCGGGTTTATGGAATTGGTCGTCTTTAGAACCAACAAGAGATATGAGAAAGAGATCGAGAAATTAAGCCAGACCGCACGCACTATCATTCATAAAAATGCTCAGCTAAAAATGATCCATGAAGCTTTTTTTACTATATTCGAGTTATTTGTCACGATCATTAAAGTTGTTGTCCTGATTTATGGTGTGAAAAGCATTGTCGCAGGCGAGACCTCACTTGGTATTGTGGTCGCATTGTTTATGTTCATCGATAAAATTTATACCCCAATTGCCATCTTCAATGTTTTATTTGTAGATTACAGACTGAATAAAGTGACTTACAGAAGATTCGAGGAATTTATTGCTGCCCCAGAAGATAAGAACTTGGAATCCGGAGAAGCCATCACTGAGCTCCAAGGTAATATTGACTTTAGGGAGGTGTCCTTTACTTATGGGAATGTGCAGATTCTGAATAACCTGTCATTTTCGCTTGCGCGAGGAACTTCCGTTGCTATTGTCGGATTAAGTGGAGGCGGGAAATCTACGCTGATTAAATTGATTGTGGGGTTATTAAAAAAGGGCGAAGGTGAACTCTTACTGGACGGTAAGGATATCGATGAGATTCGTTTGAATAGCTACTATGATCATATTTCCTATCTATCCCAAGACACGCCGATTTTCGATGCTACGATAAGAGATAATATTGTATTCGATGAGGATACTCTGTCCGATGAAGAGCTATATGAGATTTTGGAAAAAGTTCATTTGCAGGAAAAAGTAAGCCATTTGCCGGATCGCTTAGATACTTTGGTGGG
It contains:
- a CDS encoding helix-turn-helix transcriptional regulator, whose protein sequence is MSYLKINADVPVHFTAAGEFISETPWKHVERVMGNYELIIGVNETVYLSEENKQFEVGPDEALLLMPNRTHVGYRESRPGVKFYWFHFELTNEGLLLSEEEMKPEAEEIFSRTQRLWSVHDLYLPQIIKIEHSDRIHILANQILHVANSGYLTYSSVNYLLTSLLIELSEHALQPFASKLIRAQQDVTFVKIAEWTRIHASEPLTVAIIADKFNYNKDYLARLFKQHTSMGPLEYIHSARVTKAKELLTRTALSVREIATETGFTDDKYFMRLFRKYENMTPTQYRNAYHKTFMNND
- a CDS encoding ABC transporter ATP-binding protein, with translation MLKKSLAHLKCWVGGYILLGFAIQLLSSLGVVVFQKILDKATVINSFDEIATLIMVYGALLAGVAILNYIDEYPSVFLSNSITERLKIIALSKISKMDYQAYQDMGTGQMIKVIENGAAAGNSIIFSFFLKTLHELLPTLLFSLVFISFYDLRIMLVIAAGYVVVFLITNLLLKFLYAMKATILQEQEKMSRFSIRGFMELVVFRTNKRYEKEIEKLSQTARTIIHKNAQLKMIHEAFFTIFELFVTIIKVVVLIYGVKSIVAGETSLGIVVALFMFIDKIYTPIAIFNVLFVDYRLNKVTYRRFEEFIAAPEDKNLESGEAITELQGNIDFREVSFTYGNVQILNNLSFSLARGTSVAIVGLSGGGKSTLIKLIVGLLKKGEGELLLDGKDIDEIRLNSYYDHISYLSQDTPIFDATIRDNIVFDEDTLSDEELYEILEKVHLQEKVSHLPDRLDTLVGEKGLKISGGERQRLAFARIIAQKRNILILDEPVSALDNITEQSLMETILNEFKDKTIIIVAHRLNFIKDVDKILVVDQGSIVGEGKFDDLIEQCEAFKALWNRKISFTDYR
- a CDS encoding glycoside hydrolase family 127 protein, which gives rise to MKTQAFDLQNVRIDSGPLLHAMELNTDYLLKLEADRLLSRFREYAGLEPKAAHYEGWESQGISGHTLGHYISGCALMYASTGNEELLQRVNYVVDELEQCQDAHGNGFISGIPRGKELFEEVKAGDIRSQGFDLNGGWVPLYTMHKLFAGLRDAYRLAGNQKALVIETKLGLWLEDIFAGLSKDQIQEVLRCEFGGMNEALTDLAEDSGEERFLALAESFYHGEVLNDLAIEKDTLAGRHANTQIPKIIGAARQYEVTGQEHYAGISRFFWDRVVNHHSYVIGGNSYNEHFGEPDKLNDRLGEGSCETCNTYNMLKLTKHMFQWDAYAAYADYYERAMYNHILASQEPVDGRVCYFVSLEMGGHKSFNSQFESFTCCVGSGMESHSMYGSAIYFHSADELYVNQYVPSTVAWKEQGISLQQETKFPAEGQGVLRISAAQPTKFTLKLRHPYWAEQGMSVSVNGEDVQVNVGKSNYFTLDREWQDGDVVEYDIPMSVRIETMPDNPNRVAFLYGPLVLAGDFGPINAEANSDRALASVLIGDRDTLTDNLIQSNVSKNVFRMKGLGYTGDHELRPFYPMHDHRYSVYWDLFTPEEWKLAEAEYREAVENNLLLEQLTVDSVQPAEMQPERDHNFTGEFVGLGKIHNRKYRDSWINGWFSFTMEVLPDEQVDLVVTYLKSNDTSLAFDILADGEQLGVGTLESEEMNKLETIRYELPQPITSGKSAVRIKFASHEGHKVGQVAGLRIVKRNS